One part of the Streptomyces sp. NBC_00286 genome encodes these proteins:
- the kstD gene encoding 3-oxosteroid 1-dehydrogenase — MSTHADPVRRTSLSAPSRRHVIGAAGAGLALAGGLPYPGGPYATAADTADLPLLGTYDVVVIGSGAAGMTAALTAAKQGLTCVVVEKAGTFGGSAARSGAGIWIPNNSVILGAGVPDTPAKAATYLASVVGDDVPVERQKAFLDHGPAMLSFVMANSPLRFRWMEGYSDYYPELPGGLAQGRSIEPDQLDGNILGAELARLNPAYMTVPAGMVVFSADYKWLVLSAVSGKGLAVATECLARGTKAALLGQKPLTMGQSLAAGLRAGLLRANVPVWLNTPLTDLHQENGAVTGAVVTRNGAPGLLRARRGVIVGSGGFEHNAAMRERYQEQPIGTRWTVGAKENTGDGIRAGERAGAALELMDDAWWGPAIPLPDQPYFCLAERTLPGGLLVNAAGARFVNEAAPYSDVVHTMYDRDTPNAPHIPAWLIVDQNYRNRYLFKDVAPTFVFPDAWYESGAVHKAWTLDALAASIGIPAAALRATVNRFNSLARSGDDTDFGRGDSAYDHYYTDPSVRPNSCLAPLWLAPYYAFRIVPGDLGTKGGLLTDARARVLSPDGSVIPGLYAAGNASAAVMGRSYAGAGSTIGPAMTFGYIAARDLAARG; from the coding sequence ATGTCCACTCACGCTGATCCCGTCAGACGTACGTCGCTCTCCGCCCCCTCGCGCCGCCATGTGATCGGTGCCGCCGGCGCCGGGCTCGCCCTCGCCGGAGGGCTGCCGTATCCCGGCGGCCCCTACGCCACCGCCGCCGACACCGCCGACCTGCCCCTCCTCGGCACGTACGACGTCGTGGTCATCGGCTCCGGAGCCGCCGGTATGACGGCCGCGCTCACCGCCGCCAAGCAGGGCCTGACCTGCGTCGTCGTAGAGAAGGCGGGAACCTTCGGCGGCTCGGCGGCCCGTTCCGGCGCGGGTATCTGGATCCCGAACAACTCCGTCATCCTGGGCGCCGGGGTGCCCGACACCCCGGCGAAGGCGGCCACGTACCTCGCGTCGGTGGTCGGCGACGACGTCCCGGTCGAGCGGCAGAAGGCCTTCCTCGACCATGGGCCCGCCATGCTCTCCTTCGTCATGGCCAACAGCCCGCTGCGCTTCCGGTGGATGGAGGGCTACAGCGACTACTACCCGGAGTTGCCCGGCGGGCTGGCGCAGGGCCGCTCCATCGAGCCCGACCAGCTCGACGGGAACATCCTGGGTGCGGAGCTGGCCCGGCTGAACCCGGCGTACATGACGGTCCCGGCCGGCATGGTCGTCTTCAGCGCCGACTACAAGTGGCTCGTCCTGTCCGCGGTCAGCGGGAAGGGGCTCGCCGTGGCCACCGAGTGCCTGGCCCGGGGGACGAAGGCGGCGCTGCTGGGCCAGAAGCCGCTCACCATGGGGCAGTCGCTGGCGGCGGGCCTGCGTGCCGGGCTGCTCAGGGCGAACGTGCCCGTGTGGCTGAACACGCCGCTGACCGATCTGCACCAGGAGAACGGCGCCGTCACCGGCGCGGTCGTCACCAGGAACGGCGCCCCCGGACTGCTACGTGCCCGCCGGGGCGTCATCGTCGGCTCGGGCGGCTTCGAGCACAACGCGGCCATGCGCGAGCGGTACCAGGAGCAGCCGATCGGCACCCGGTGGACGGTCGGCGCCAAGGAGAACACTGGTGACGGCATCCGGGCCGGTGAACGGGCGGGCGCGGCGCTGGAGTTGATGGACGACGCGTGGTGGGGTCCGGCGATCCCGCTCCCCGACCAGCCGTACTTCTGCCTCGCCGAACGCACCCTGCCCGGCGGGCTCCTCGTCAACGCGGCCGGAGCGCGCTTCGTCAACGAGGCCGCGCCGTACAGCGATGTCGTGCACACCATGTACGACCGCGACACCCCGAACGCCCCGCACATCCCCGCCTGGCTGATCGTCGACCAGAACTACCGCAACCGCTACCTCTTCAAGGATGTGGCGCCGACCTTCGTGTTCCCCGACGCCTGGTACGAGTCGGGCGCCGTCCACAAGGCGTGGACACTGGACGCGCTGGCCGCCTCGATCGGCATACCCGCGGCCGCCCTGCGCGCCACCGTCAACCGCTTCAACTCCCTTGCCAGGAGCGGCGACGACACCGACTTCGGACGCGGCGACAGCGCGTACGACCACTACTACACGGACCCCTCGGTCCGCCCCAACTCCTGCCTGGCACCACTGTGGCTGGCCCCCTACTACGCCTTCCGGATCGTTCCGGGCGACCTCGGCACCAAGGGCGGCCTGCTCACCGACGCCCGGGCGCGCGTGCTCAGCCCGGACGGCTCGGTGATCCCCGGCCTGTACGCGGCGGGCAACGCCAGCGCCGCCGTCATGGGCCGCAGTTACGCGGGCGCGGGCTCGACGATCGGCCCCGCGATGACGTTCGGGTACATCGCGGCACGGGACCTCGCGGCGCGCGGGTGA
- a CDS encoding enolase C-terminal domain-like protein yields MSQPTVTKFSVFPVAGRDSMELNLSGAHGPYFTRNVVVLEDSEGRTGLGEVPGGEKITQTLRDAESLVVDARVGDYKRVLRAIGDRFADRDSGGRGGQTFDLRTTVHAVTAVESALLDLLGQHLEVPVAALLGDGKQRDSVRVLGYLFYVGDPDRTDLDYVREAGSAVDWYRIRHEEALTPEAIVRQAEATYDLYGFRDFKLKGGVLPGNEEVKAVRALKERFPEARITLDPNGAWSLREAVELCKPLVGTLAYAEDPCGPEGGYSGREILAEFRRATGLPTATNMIATDWRELTHALALQSVSIPLADPHFWTMQGSVRVAQLCDAMGLTWGCHSNNHFDISLAMMAHCGAAAPGEYNALDTHWIWQEGLERLTTDPPRIAGGEVAVPDTPGLGIHLDNDRLLAAHDLYREKNLSGRDDVLAMRYLVKDWAFDSKRPSLVR; encoded by the coding sequence ATGAGCCAGCCCACCGTCACCAAGTTCTCCGTCTTCCCGGTCGCCGGCCGGGACTCCATGGAGCTCAACCTCTCCGGCGCTCACGGCCCGTACTTCACGCGAAACGTCGTCGTGCTCGAGGACTCCGAGGGGCGTACGGGACTGGGGGAGGTGCCAGGCGGCGAGAAGATCACGCAGACACTGCGGGACGCCGAATCCCTCGTCGTCGATGCACGCGTGGGCGACTACAAGCGCGTCCTGCGGGCCATCGGAGACCGATTCGCGGACCGCGACTCGGGCGGCAGAGGCGGCCAGACCTTCGATCTGCGCACCACCGTGCACGCCGTCACCGCCGTCGAGTCGGCGCTTCTGGACCTCCTCGGGCAACACCTGGAGGTGCCCGTCGCCGCGCTCCTCGGCGACGGGAAGCAGCGCGATTCCGTACGGGTCCTCGGATACCTCTTCTACGTCGGCGACCCCGACCGCACCGACCTCGACTACGTACGCGAAGCCGGCTCAGCCGTGGACTGGTACCGGATCCGGCACGAGGAGGCCCTGACCCCCGAGGCGATCGTCCGCCAGGCCGAGGCGACCTACGACCTGTACGGCTTCCGGGACTTCAAGCTCAAGGGCGGCGTCCTGCCCGGGAACGAGGAGGTCAAGGCCGTACGGGCGCTCAAAGAACGCTTCCCGGAAGCCCGGATCACCCTTGACCCGAACGGCGCCTGGTCCCTGCGTGAAGCCGTCGAACTGTGCAAGCCGCTGGTCGGCACCCTCGCCTACGCCGAGGACCCGTGCGGACCCGAGGGCGGCTACTCGGGGCGGGAGATCCTCGCGGAGTTCCGCCGGGCCACCGGGCTCCCCACGGCGACCAACATGATTGCCACGGACTGGCGCGAGCTGACCCACGCCCTGGCCCTCCAGTCGGTCTCCATCCCTCTCGCCGACCCGCACTTCTGGACGATGCAGGGGTCGGTACGGGTCGCCCAGCTCTGCGACGCGATGGGCCTGACCTGGGGCTGCCACTCCAACAACCACTTCGACATCTCCCTGGCGATGATGGCCCACTGCGGTGCCGCCGCGCCCGGCGAGTACAACGCCCTCGACACGCACTGGATCTGGCAGGAGGGCCTGGAACGCCTGACCACCGACCCCCCGCGGATCGCCGGCGGCGAGGTCGCCGTCCCCGACACCCCCGGCCTCGGCATCCACCTCGACAATGACCGCCTCCTCGCGGCCCACGACCTCTACCGGGAGAAGAACCTGTCGGGCCGAGACGACGTCCTCGCGATGCGATACCTGGTCAAGGACTGGGCCTTCGACAGCAAGCGGCCCAGTCTCGTGCGCTGA
- a CDS encoding SDR family NAD(P)-dependent oxidoreductase, whose protein sequence is MTRISFDGRVAIVTGAGGGLGRAHALDLAARGAKVVVNDLGGSMAGDGGGSAMADQVAKEITSAGGQAVANYDSVATPEGGKAIVQTALDAFGTVDILINNAGNIRNAPFTDLTPEAVEALLAVHVKGAFYVTQPAFAVMRDKGYGRIVFTSSASGIFGSPEQANYAAAKGAVLGLANVVALEGAPHGIKVNTILPAAASRMIEDMNLETLAGVPTTPAHNEPEMITAMASYLASEENPYSHEAFSIARGRYARVFIGVTAGHHVPADAPIATADDVAAHIDTVRDQTGYHVPGSLVEEFALIP, encoded by the coding sequence ATGACCCGTATCTCGTTCGATGGACGCGTCGCGATCGTCACCGGGGCAGGAGGGGGTCTGGGACGTGCCCATGCCCTCGATCTGGCCGCCCGCGGAGCGAAGGTCGTCGTCAACGACCTCGGCGGCAGCATGGCAGGCGACGGCGGCGGCAGCGCCATGGCCGACCAGGTCGCCAAGGAGATCACCTCGGCCGGCGGGCAGGCCGTCGCCAACTACGACTCGGTCGCCACCCCCGAGGGCGGCAAGGCCATCGTCCAGACCGCGCTGGACGCCTTCGGCACGGTCGACATCCTGATCAACAACGCGGGCAATATCCGCAACGCGCCCTTCACCGACCTCACCCCCGAGGCTGTCGAGGCCCTCCTCGCCGTCCACGTCAAGGGCGCCTTCTACGTCACCCAGCCCGCCTTCGCCGTCATGCGCGACAAGGGCTACGGGCGCATCGTGTTCACCTCGTCCGCCTCGGGCATCTTCGGAAGCCCCGAGCAGGCCAACTACGCGGCCGCCAAGGGCGCCGTCCTGGGCCTGGCCAATGTCGTCGCCCTCGAAGGCGCCCCCCACGGCATCAAGGTCAACACCATCCTCCCGGCCGCCGCCAGCCGCATGATCGAGGACATGAACCTCGAGACCCTCGCCGGCGTCCCCACCACCCCGGCCCACAACGAACCCGAGATGATCACCGCCATGGCGAGCTACCTCGCGAGTGAGGAGAACCCCTACAGCCACGAGGCGTTCTCCATCGCGCGCGGCCGCTACGCCCGCGTTTTCATCGGCGTCACCGCGGGACACCACGTCCCCGCCGACGCTCCGATCGCCACCGCCGATGACGTGGCCGCACACATCGACACCGTCCGCGACCAGACCGGCTACCACGTCCCCGGCTCCCTCGTCGAGGAATTCGCCCTCATCCCCTGA
- a CDS encoding TetR/AcrR family transcriptional regulator, with protein MPQTAEDSTSAKPQHDLRRRRRASMQRDLALGAVDLFERQGFAETTVEQIAAAAGISLRTFYRHCAVKEEALTPLLVEGVNTLVEVLAERPADEPLRDAAQAALLASSTSTSTGDLRRIARLMLGEPALKARWLAAGRRAQDLLTPVIAERLGPSADTLAASATAGMLVNVATTALEYWAGDPDSGTLADVTTSAYTAIANFNHPRVGARAADDRK; from the coding sequence ATGCCTCAGACCGCCGAGGACAGCACCAGTGCGAAGCCCCAGCACGATCTCCGCCGTCGGCGCCGGGCATCCATGCAGCGCGACCTCGCCCTGGGTGCTGTCGACCTCTTCGAACGCCAAGGCTTCGCGGAGACCACCGTCGAGCAGATCGCGGCTGCCGCCGGCATCTCCCTGCGCACCTTCTACCGGCACTGCGCGGTCAAGGAGGAGGCCCTGACCCCCCTGCTCGTCGAGGGCGTCAACACCCTTGTGGAGGTCCTCGCGGAACGCCCCGCGGACGAACCCCTGCGCGACGCCGCCCAGGCCGCACTCCTGGCCAGCAGTACCAGCACCTCCACAGGCGACCTGCGCCGTATCGCACGGCTGATGCTCGGCGAACCCGCTCTCAAGGCCCGCTGGCTCGCCGCCGGCCGCCGCGCCCAGGACCTGCTGACCCCCGTCATCGCCGAGCGGCTCGGCCCGAGTGCCGACACCCTCGCCGCATCGGCCACCGCCGGCATGCTCGTCAACGTCGCGACCACCGCCCTCGAATACTGGGCCGGTGACCCCGACTCCGGCACCCTCGCCGACGTCACCACCTCCGCGTACACCGCCATCGCGAACTTCAACCACCCCCGAGTCGGCGCCCGTGCCGCCGACGACAGGAAGTAG
- a CDS encoding glycoside hydrolase family 43 protein, with the protein MGLLLVFAVVPAVVQPTAARADNPIVQHVYTADPAPLVHNGRVYLYTGHDEDGSTSSFVMKDWRVWSSADMVNWTDHGSPLSLDTFSWASTDAWAGQAIERGGKFYWYVPVTARATGRMAIGVAVSDSPTGPFRDALGHPLMENSEIDPTVFIDDDGQAYLYWGNPNLWYVKLNADMTSYAGSPVQIPLTTAGFGTRTDNPDRPTLYEEAPWVYKRNGLYYMVYAARCCSEFIAYSTAPSPTGPWTYRGTVMPAQGNAFTNHAGIVDFQGNSYFFYHNGALPGGGGFTRSVAVEKFSYNADGTIPTINMTDTGAPQVGALDPYVRQEAETIAWGSGIETEWTSDGGMNVGWIENGDYTKVKGVAFGTGASSYTARVASATGGGTVELRLGSPSGTVVGRCSVPNTGGWQAWTTVTCPVSGVAGTQDLYLRFAGGSGYLFNMNWWQFTRAA; encoded by the coding sequence ATGGGCCTCCTGCTGGTGTTCGCCGTCGTGCCCGCCGTGGTGCAGCCCACCGCAGCCAGGGCCGACAACCCGATCGTGCAGCACGTCTACACCGCCGACCCTGCCCCACTCGTGCACAACGGACGGGTCTACCTCTACACCGGGCACGACGAGGACGGCTCCACCTCCTCCTTCGTGATGAAGGACTGGCGGGTGTGGTCCTCCGCCGACATGGTCAACTGGACCGACCACGGCTCACCGCTCAGCCTGGACACCTTCAGCTGGGCGTCCACCGACGCGTGGGCGGGCCAGGCCATCGAACGGGGCGGCAAGTTCTACTGGTACGTGCCGGTGACGGCCCGGGCCACCGGCCGGATGGCCATAGGCGTGGCGGTGTCGGACAGCCCCACCGGCCCGTTCCGGGACGCCCTCGGCCACCCGCTGATGGAGAACAGTGAGATCGACCCGACCGTCTTCATCGACGACGACGGCCAGGCCTACCTGTACTGGGGCAATCCGAACCTGTGGTACGTCAAGCTGAACGCGGACATGACGTCCTACGCAGGCAGCCCCGTCCAAATTCCGCTCACCACCGCGGGCTTCGGAACCCGCACCGACAACCCCGACCGCCCCACGCTGTACGAAGAAGCACCCTGGGTCTACAAGCGGAACGGCCTGTACTACATGGTGTATGCGGCCAGGTGCTGCTCGGAGTTCATCGCCTACTCCACGGCACCCAGCCCGACCGGGCCGTGGACCTACCGGGGAACAGTCATGCCCGCCCAGGGCAACGCCTTCACCAACCACGCGGGCATCGTGGACTTTCAGGGCAACTCGTATTTCTTCTACCACAACGGCGCCCTCCCGGGCGGCGGCGGCTTCACCCGCTCGGTCGCAGTGGAGAAGTTCTCCTACAACGCTGACGGAACGATCCCGACGATCAACATGACGGACACCGGTGCACCCCAGGTCGGTGCGCTTGACCCGTACGTACGCCAGGAGGCCGAGACGATCGCCTGGGGTTCCGGGATCGAGACCGAATGGACCAGTGACGGCGGAATGAACGTCGGCTGGATCGAAAACGGCGACTACACCAAGGTCAAGGGAGTGGCCTTCGGGACCGGCGCCTCCTCCTACACTGCGCGCGTGGCCTCCGCCACCGGCGGCGGCACCGTCGAGCTGCGCCTGGGCAGTCCGAGCGGGACGGTCGTGGGCCGGTGCAGTGTGCCGAACACCGGCGGCTGGCAGGCCTGGACCACGGTGACCTGCCCAGTGAGCGGCGTGGCGGGAACCCAGGACCTCTACCTGAGGTTCGCCGGCGGCAGCGGCTACCTGTTCAACATGAACTGGTGGCAGTTCACCCGCGCCGCGTAA
- a CDS encoding SDR family NAD(P)-dependent oxidoreductase, which produces MERFENKIALVTGAGSGIGRAIATRLVADGARVIVTDVSGRQYELATELGDRATARHLDVADEADVRATEEWIRTEFGGLDLLANNAGIGGATQPLHEYPVQAFDEVLAINVRGTYLVLQAGVRLMLESGGGAVVNTASIGGFRATPLNSAYIVSKGASVMMTRVAALEYATQAIRVNAVAPGVTHTPILDNAPADQLEMLAGQVPQGRLGTPQEIANVAAFLLDDAEAGHVTGQIWVIDGGRSAG; this is translated from the coding sequence ATGGAACGATTCGAGAACAAGATCGCGCTGGTCACCGGTGCCGGCTCGGGCATCGGGCGGGCGATCGCCACGCGCCTGGTCGCCGACGGCGCGCGCGTTATCGTGACCGACGTGAGCGGCCGGCAGTACGAGCTGGCCACCGAACTCGGCGACCGGGCCACGGCCCGGCACCTCGACGTCGCCGACGAGGCCGATGTGCGTGCCACCGAGGAGTGGATCCGCACCGAGTTCGGCGGCCTGGACCTCCTGGCCAACAACGCGGGGATCGGCGGCGCGACGCAGCCGCTGCACGAGTACCCCGTCCAGGCCTTCGACGAGGTCCTGGCCATCAACGTCCGTGGCACCTACCTGGTCCTCCAGGCCGGAGTGCGGCTCATGCTGGAAAGTGGAGGCGGCGCCGTGGTCAACACCGCCTCCATCGGCGGCTTCCGCGCCACACCCCTGAATTCCGCCTACATCGTCTCCAAGGGCGCGTCGGTGATGATGACCCGCGTCGCGGCCCTCGAGTACGCGACCCAGGCCATCCGCGTCAACGCCGTCGCCCCGGGCGTGACCCACACGCCCATCCTGGACAACGCCCCGGCCGACCAGCTCGAGATGCTCGCCGGCCAGGTCCCCCAGGGCCGGCTCGGAACCCCGCAGGAGATCGCCAACGTCGCCGCCTTTCTCCTCGACGACGCCGAGGCCGGCCATGTCACCGGTCAGATCTGGGTCATCGACGGCGGCCGCTCCGCCGGCTGA